From Megalobrama amblycephala isolate DHTTF-2021 linkage group LG8, ASM1881202v1, whole genome shotgun sequence, the proteins below share one genomic window:
- the klhl30 gene encoding kelch-like protein 30 isoform X2 has translation MVRNVDDLDFCLSSHPQSILEGLRSLCSQPKLVDVTLCAGGQDFPCHRGILALCSHYFRSMFSGDFVESIAARVELHDVDPNVLSTLLDFAYTGKLTINKNNVEGLICTSSQLQFHTVRTVCSRYLQHQIDATNCLGIHEFGEIHGCPEVVAKAWGFLLENFEAVQQHEEFLLLEKDRLVACLKDEDLHVRDDRSCAEAILAWVRHCIENRICHLRELLSLAKLSLLPESYLTENLLKEPLVQNSLESKELVERICREKREKTGDVSEQRVTQNALNLQEVLFVMGGRSLDDSDDEDEDEDEDRRLHPRNCGFYNPKLGQWFQLPDFPNYNKWGYSVVSLNSNVYVTGGSRGSQSNTWSTTETWKFITREGKWVTVAPMLRPRTNHSSATLNGEIYVIGGTTMDFVEVEHYDPFSNCWTLTGPALKYVTNFTATSCEGKLYLIGSCAVKYNALTMQCYNPVIDSWCIICSPFIPKYLSSPRSVSMDGVIYLVADNTKKVYLYDPEGNMWEKSLCLAFFFPDSVYAHST, from the exons ATGGTGCGTAATGTAGATGACCTAGACTTCTGCCTCTCTTCCCATCCGCAGAGCATCTTGGAGGGCTTGCGCTCCCTCTGTTCTCAACCCAAACTTGTGGATGTCACCTTGTGCGCTGGTGGACAGGATTTCCCCTGTCACCGGGGAATCCTTGCACTCTGCAGCCATTACTTCCGTTCCATGTTTTCAGGAGATTTCGTGGAGAGCATTGCTGCTCGTGTCGAGCTTCATGATGTAGATCCGAATGTATTGTCAACACTGTTGGACTTTGCTTATACAGGGAAACTCACcatcaacaaaaacaatgtgGAGGGACTCATCTGCACGTCCAGCCAGCTCCAGTTCCACACCGTCCGTACTGTATGCAGCCGATATTTGCAGCACCAGATAGATGCCACAAACTGCTTGGGAATCCATGAGTTTGGAGAGATCCATGGATGCCCTGAAGTGGTTGCCAAAGCCTGGGGCTTCCTCCTTGAAAACTTTGAGGCAGTGCAACAACACGAGGAGTTTTTGCTGCTGGAGAAAGACAGGCTGGTGGCCTGCTTGAAGGATGAGGATCTGCACGTAAGAGATGATCGGTCCTGTGCCGAGGCAATTTTGGCTTGGGTCAGGCATTGTATAGAAAATCGGATCTGTCACCTGCGAGAACTGTTAAGCTTGGCTAAGCTTTCCCTCCTCCCAGAATCCTACCTAACTGAGAACTTGCTTAAAGAGCCATTGGTGCAGAACTCGCTAGAATCCAAAGAGTTGGTGGAGAGAATATGTAGAGAG AAACGAGAAAAGACAGGAGATGTGTCAGAGCAGAGGGTTACTCAAAATGCCCTCAACCTGCAGGAGGTTTTATTTGTGATGGGTGGTCGCTCGCTGGATGACTCagatgatgaagatgaggatgaagatgaagataGAAGGTTGCACCCCAGAAATTGTGGTTTCTACAACCCAAAGCTTG GGCAGTGGTTTCAGCTACCTGATTTTCCCAACTACAATAAATGGGGTTATTCTGTTGTCTCCTTAAACAGTAATGTGTATGTCACAG GAGGATCAAGAGGGTCTCAGTCCAACACCTGGTCCACCACAGAGACCTGGAAGTTCATCACTCGTGAGGGGAAGTGGGTCACAGTCGCCCCAATGTTGCGGCCCAGGACTAACCACTCTTCTGCAACACTTAATGGAGAGATTTATGTAATTGGTG GAACTACAATGGATTTTGTCGAAGTTGAACATTATGACCCATTCAGTAATTGCTGGACTCTCACAGGCCCAGCACTGAAGTACGTGACTAACTTTACGGCCACATCGTGTGAAGGAAAGCTgtacctcattggttcttgtgctGTTAAATATAACGCCCTGACTATGCAGTGCTACAACCCTGTCATCG ACAGCTGGTGTATCATCTGCTCACCTTTCATTCCTAAATATCTTTCTTCTCCCCGCTCTGTCTCTATGGATGGAGTCATTTACCTCGTAGCAGATAACACCAAAAAGGTCTATTTGTATGACCCAGAGGGTAATATGTGGGAAAAA TCTTTATGTTTGGCATTTTTCTTCCCAGATTCAGTTTATGCACACTCTACATGA
- the klhl30 gene encoding kelch-like protein 30 isoform X1, with protein sequence MVRNVDDLDFCLSSHPQSILEGLRSLCSQPKLVDVTLCAGGQDFPCHRGILALCSHYFRSMFSGDFVESIAARVELHDVDPNVLSTLLDFAYTGKLTINKNNVEGLICTSSQLQFHTVRTVCSRYLQHQIDATNCLGIHEFGEIHGCPEVVAKAWGFLLENFEAVQQHEEFLLLEKDRLVACLKDEDLHVRDDRSCAEAILAWVRHCIENRICHLRELLSLAKLSLLPESYLTENLLKEPLVQNSLESKELVERICREKREKTGDVSEQRVTQNALNLQEVLFVMGGRSLDDSDDEDEDEDEDRRLHPRNCGFYNPKLGQWFQLPDFPNYNKWGYSVVSLNSNVYVTGGSRGSQSNTWSTTETWKFITREGKWVTVAPMLRPRTNHSSATLNGEIYVIGGTTMDFVEVEHYDPFSNCWTLTGPALKYVTNFTATSCEGKLYLIGSCAVKYNALTMQCYNPVIDSWCIICSPFIPKYLSSPRSVSMDGVIYLVADNTKKVYLYDPEGNMWEKIQFMHTLHENGDLVVLGRQLFVTGGHWKGMEGDYGVEVEVYNRASNTWKVECFLPRLWTYSGCCSIFLDTSQWTEFFPDET encoded by the exons ATGGTGCGTAATGTAGATGACCTAGACTTCTGCCTCTCTTCCCATCCGCAGAGCATCTTGGAGGGCTTGCGCTCCCTCTGTTCTCAACCCAAACTTGTGGATGTCACCTTGTGCGCTGGTGGACAGGATTTCCCCTGTCACCGGGGAATCCTTGCACTCTGCAGCCATTACTTCCGTTCCATGTTTTCAGGAGATTTCGTGGAGAGCATTGCTGCTCGTGTCGAGCTTCATGATGTAGATCCGAATGTATTGTCAACACTGTTGGACTTTGCTTATACAGGGAAACTCACcatcaacaaaaacaatgtgGAGGGACTCATCTGCACGTCCAGCCAGCTCCAGTTCCACACCGTCCGTACTGTATGCAGCCGATATTTGCAGCACCAGATAGATGCCACAAACTGCTTGGGAATCCATGAGTTTGGAGAGATCCATGGATGCCCTGAAGTGGTTGCCAAAGCCTGGGGCTTCCTCCTTGAAAACTTTGAGGCAGTGCAACAACACGAGGAGTTTTTGCTGCTGGAGAAAGACAGGCTGGTGGCCTGCTTGAAGGATGAGGATCTGCACGTAAGAGATGATCGGTCCTGTGCCGAGGCAATTTTGGCTTGGGTCAGGCATTGTATAGAAAATCGGATCTGTCACCTGCGAGAACTGTTAAGCTTGGCTAAGCTTTCCCTCCTCCCAGAATCCTACCTAACTGAGAACTTGCTTAAAGAGCCATTGGTGCAGAACTCGCTAGAATCCAAAGAGTTGGTGGAGAGAATATGTAGAGAG AAACGAGAAAAGACAGGAGATGTGTCAGAGCAGAGGGTTACTCAAAATGCCCTCAACCTGCAGGAGGTTTTATTTGTGATGGGTGGTCGCTCGCTGGATGACTCagatgatgaagatgaggatgaagatgaagataGAAGGTTGCACCCCAGAAATTGTGGTTTCTACAACCCAAAGCTTG GGCAGTGGTTTCAGCTACCTGATTTTCCCAACTACAATAAATGGGGTTATTCTGTTGTCTCCTTAAACAGTAATGTGTATGTCACAG GAGGATCAAGAGGGTCTCAGTCCAACACCTGGTCCACCACAGAGACCTGGAAGTTCATCACTCGTGAGGGGAAGTGGGTCACAGTCGCCCCAATGTTGCGGCCCAGGACTAACCACTCTTCTGCAACACTTAATGGAGAGATTTATGTAATTGGTG GAACTACAATGGATTTTGTCGAAGTTGAACATTATGACCCATTCAGTAATTGCTGGACTCTCACAGGCCCAGCACTGAAGTACGTGACTAACTTTACGGCCACATCGTGTGAAGGAAAGCTgtacctcattggttcttgtgctGTTAAATATAACGCCCTGACTATGCAGTGCTACAACCCTGTCATCG ACAGCTGGTGTATCATCTGCTCACCTTTCATTCCTAAATATCTTTCTTCTCCCCGCTCTGTCTCTATGGATGGAGTCATTTACCTCGTAGCAGATAACACCAAAAAGGTCTATTTGTATGACCCAGAGGGTAATATGTGGGAAAAA ATTCAGTTTATGCACACTCTACATGAGAATGGGGATTTGGTGGTTCTAGGCAGGCAGTTGTTTGTGACTGGAGGGCACTGGAAAGGCATGGAGGGGGATTACGGTGTGGAAGTGGAAGTATACAACCGTGCCTCCAACACTTGGAAGGTGGAGTGCTTTCTTCCCAGACTCTGGACCTACAGTGGCTGCTGTTCCATCTTCCTGGACACTTCCCAGTGGACTGAATTCTTCCCTGATGAGACTTAA